The following are encoded together in the Chlorocebus sabaeus isolate Y175 chromosome 20, mChlSab1.0.hap1, whole genome shotgun sequence genome:
- the MUL1 gene encoding mitochondrial ubiquitin ligase activator of NFKB 1 codes for MESGGRPSLCQFILLGTTSVVTAALYSVYRQKARVSQELKGAKKVHLGEDLKSILSEAPGKCVPYAVIEGAVRSVKETLNSQFVENCKGVIQRLTLQEHKMVWNRTTHLWNDCSKIIHQRTNTVPFDLVPHEDGVDVAVRVLKPLDSVDLGLETVYEKFHPSIQSFTDVIGHYISGERPKGIQETEEMLKVGATLTGVGELVLDNNSVRLQPPKQGMQYYLSSQDFDSLLQRQESSVRLWKVLALVFGFATCATLFFILRKQYLQRQERLRLKQMQEEFQEHEAQLLSRAKPEDRESLKSACVVCLSSFKSCVFLECGHVCSCTECYRALPEPKKCPICRQAITRVIPLYNS; via the exons ATGGAGAGCGGAGGGCGGCCCTCGCTGTGCCAGTTCATCCTCCTGGGCACCACCTCTGTGGTCACCGCCGCCCTGTACTCCGTGTACCGGCAGAAGGCCCGGGTCTCCCAAGAGCTCAAG ggAGCTAAAAAAGTTCACTTGGGTGAAGATTTAAAGAGTATTCTTTCAGAAGCTCCAGGAAAATGTGTGCCTTATGCTGTTATAGAAG GAGCTGTACGGTCTGTTAAAGAAACGCTTAACAGCCAGTTTGTGGAAAACTGCAAGGGGGTAATTCAGCGCCTGACACTTCAGGAGCACAAGATGGTGTGGAATCGAACCACCCACCTTTG GAATGATTGCTCAAAGATCATTCATCAGAGGACCAACACAGTGCCCTTTGACCTGGTGCCCCACGAGGATGGTGTGGATGTGGCCGTGCGAGTACTGAAGCCCCTGGACTCAGTGGATCTGGGCCTAGAGACTGTGTATGAGAAATTCCACCCCTCGATTCAGTCCTTCACCGATGTCATCGGCCACTACATCAGCGGTGAGCGGCCCAAAGGCATCCAGGAGACCGAGGAGATGCTGAAGGTGGGGGCCACCCTCACGGGGGTTGGCGAACTGGTCCTGGACAACAACTCTGTCCGCCTGCAGCCGCCCAAACAAGGCATGCAGTACTATCTAAGCAGCCAGGACTTCGACAGCCTGCTGCAGAGGCAGGAGTCGAGCGTCAGGCTCTGGAAGGTGTTGGCGCTGGTTTTTGGCTTTGCCACATGTGCCACCCTCTTCTTCATCCTCCGGAAGCAGTATCTGCAGCGGCAGGAGCGTCTGCGCCTCAAGCAGATGCAGGAGGAGTTCCAGGAGCATGAGGCCCAGCTGCTGAGCCGGGCCAAGCCCGAGGACAGGGAGAGTCTGAAGAGCGCCTGTGTCGTGTGTCTGAGCAGCTTCAAGTCCTGCGTCTTTCTGGAGTGTGGGCACGTTTGTTCCTGCACCGAGTGCTACCGCGCCTTGCCAGAGCCCAAGAAGTGCCCTATCTGCAGACAGGCGATCACCCGGGTGATCCCCCTGTACAACAGCTAA